One segment of Meriones unguiculatus strain TT.TT164.6M chromosome X, Bangor_MerUng_6.1, whole genome shotgun sequence DNA contains the following:
- the LOC110564770 gene encoding large ribosomal subunit protein uL15-like translates to MKGSFLFVYKKKCCSFLSAAATPSRLRKTRKLRGHVSHGHDRIGKHRKHPRGRGNAGGMHHHRINFDKYHPGYFGKVGMRHYHLKRDQSFCPTVKLDKLWTLVSEQTWLNAAKNKTGAAPIIDVVRSGYYRVLGKGKLPKQPVIVKAKFFSRRAEENIKGVGGACVLVA, encoded by the coding sequence ATGAAAGGCTCATTCTTGTTTGTTTACAAGAAAAAATGTTGCTCTTTCCTTTCTGCCGCCGCCACGCCATCCAGACTGAGGAAGACGCGGAAACTCCGGGGCCACGTTAGCCACGGTCATGACCGCATCGGTAAGCACCGCAAACACCCAAGAGGCCGTGGGAATGCTggaggcatgcatcaccacaggATCAACTTCGACAAATATCATCCAGGTTACTTTGGGAAAGTTGGTATGAGGCATTACCACTTAAAGAGGGATCAGAGCTTCTGCCCAACCGTCAAACTGGATAAATTGTGGACACTGGTCAGTGAGCAGACATGGCTCAATGCTGCAAAAAACAAGACTGGGGCTGCTCCCATCATTGATGTTGTGCGATCGGGCTACTACAGAGTTCTGGGGAAGGGCAAGCTCCCTAAGCAGCCTGTCATTGTGAAGGCCAAATTCTTCAGCAGAAGAGCTGAAGAGAATATCAAGGGTGTGGGAGGTGCCTGTGTCCTGGTGGCATAA